The following are encoded together in the Osmia lignaria lignaria isolate PbOS001 chromosome 13, iyOsmLign1, whole genome shotgun sequence genome:
- the mus81 gene encoding mus81 structure-specific endonuclease subunit yields MKRVKIKSKRPNPLFELWLEEWKKEAAFRNSTLEHNFSKALASLKKYPLPLNSGKDCIILKDFGTKLCLMLDKKLEEYKAQTTDTINKDDLVCTHCDFNRQHTPEKRYKSQNVLDTNYLHEEIELAIFDKLNLSAWDLENYAALLTLYKKTQCPYYSGFVMETDLLCEIINLCRHVSKDSIFNLVDNGLFSMRDDPIRYNLTDHGTNIAKKICEIAAIDVKLIKSSEDLNQIQISLKSFISDKVTNVATSNGSSKNVQNDTSSKLYKSKSVEFPISTQPDKYFTQQKYKKKAKHINNCELIEGSSKKANFTDNIERNIYLEPNKFDIILLVDTQEICGGKTKPQHDATIVELTQLGVLFEIRHLKVGDFAWIARCRITNNELILPYIVERKRIDDLSSSITDGRFHEQKFRLKQSGITNLMYIIEEYKKEQRLAIPYSSLMQASINTLIQDGFSVKYTRNHKDSMLYLSSLTKILIKVFKGKNLVGCGKEIVTQADSSSNICNLMEFGEFNKGASKQKVFKVNEMFIRQLLQLKGISVDKASAIVERYPTPRTLINAFQTPGCNAELLLANIEYGNKKSVVGPVISKTIYQLYTNKNLK; encoded by the exons ATGAAAAGAGTGAAAATCAAGTCAAAAAGACCAAATCCATTGTTTGAACTTTGGTTAGAAGAATGGAAAAAAGAAGCTGCATTCAGAAATTCTACTTTGGAGCATAATTTTTCAAAGGCACTTGCTTCTTTGAAAAAATATCCTTTACCATTAAATTCTGGGAAAGACTGTATAATATTGAAAGACTTTGGTACAAAATTATGCTTGATGTTGGATAAAAAACTTGAAGAGTATAAAGCTCAAACTACAGATACAATAAACAAAGATGATTTAGTTTGTACCCACTGTGATTTTAATAGGCAACATACACCTGAAAAGAGATATAAATCACAAAATGTTTTAGATACTAATTACTTGCACGAAGAG ATAGAACTGGCAATATTTGATAAGTTGAACTTATCAGCATGGGACTTAGAGAATTATGCAGCTTTATTGACTTTATATAAAAAAACACAATGCCCTTATTATTCAG GGTTTGTTATGGAGACAGATTTATTgtgtgaaattataaatttgtgtAGACATGTATCAAAggattcaattttcaatttggtTGACAATGGTTTATTTTCTATGAGAGATGATCCTATCag ATATAATCTCACAGACCATGGCACAAATATTGCTAAAAAGATATGTGAAATTGCTGCTATTGATGTTAAATTGATAAAGTCTTCTGAAGACCTAAATCAGATTCAAATATCTTTAAAGTCATTTATCAGTGATAAAGTTACAAATGTAGCTACATCTAATGGAAGTTCTAAGAATGTTCAGAATGATACGTCTTCAAAACTTTATAAATCTAAGTCTGTAGAATTTCCTATAAGCACACAGCCTGATAAATATTTTACGCaacaaaaatataagaaaaaggcAAAACATATAAATAATTGTGAGTTAATTGAAGGAAGCAGTAAGAAAGCAAATTTTACTGATAATATTGAGAGAAACATTTACTTGGAACCAAATAAATTTGATATAATATTGTTAGTAGACACTCAGGAGATTTGTGG TGGTAAAACAAAACCTCAGCATGATGCTACAATAGTTGAACTGACCCAACTTGGTGTATTATTTGAGATACGACATTTGAAAGTTGGTGATTTCGCGTGGATCGCTAGATGTAGAATTACAAACAATGAATTAATTTTACCGTATATAGTAGAAAGAAAACGAATAGATGATTTGAGCTCAAGTATCACAGACGGAAGATTTCATGAACAAAAg TTTAGATTAAAGCAATCGGGAATTACAAATCTTATGTATATAATTGAGGAATATAAGAAAGAACAACGACTGGCAATACCATATTCATCATTGATGCAAGCTTCTATTAATACTTTGATACAAGATGGTTTTTCAGTCAAATATACAAGGAATCATAAAGATTCCATGTTGTATTTGTCATCTTTAACaaagattttaataaaagttttcAAG ggaAAGAATTTAGTAGGTTGTGGAAAAGAAATTGTTACACAGGCAGATAGTTCAAGCAACATTTGTAATCTTATGGAATTCGGAGAGTTCAATAAGGGAGCATCTAAACAAAAA GTATTTAAAGTAAATGAAATGTTTATCCGCCAACTACTGCAATTAAAAGGAATTTCCGTGGATAAAGCTTCTGCTATCGTGGAACGTTATCCAACCCCGCGAACATTAATTAATGCGTTTCAAACGCCCGGTTGCAATGCGGAATTATTATTAGCAAATATTGAATACGGAAATAAGAAATCTGTGGTCGGACCGGTAATTAGCAAAACAATTTATCAATTATACACTAACAAGAATTTAAAATGA
- the LOC143306003 gene encoding uncharacterized protein LOC143306003: MFADGAVPVKMSLPRESESTNGFQIVQARSNNVFALQHYKALKKYLMLLGVDPYVDSLGSKIRLYVVNVTMIVGIIPLFKVLLDFVTEDWETLKNEIHVLDKITKQGNRIANLYRTTLLSFLVLFLYIPLIPPTLDIIIPLNETRRRRLLFNVNYIFIEVDDHFFTIHLQLSWTSCICILIIVTVDSLYMLIIHHASGLFDVCGYQVEMATTNNNLYPNETAMENNRYKQFRRCVITHHRALHFFITLQKCSQILNLVQVGINMVLISITAVQIILYMDQPTEVMRFVLFLAAQKFHLFFISLFGQILLNHALLLPETV; this comes from the exons ATGTTTGCTGACGGTGCTGTACCGGTTAAAATGTCGCTGCCCAGAGAATCTGAATCCACAAACG GATTTCAGATAGTCCAAGCACGAAGCAACAATGTATTCGCTCTTCAGCATTACAAAgcacttaaaaaatatttaatgttgCTCGGGGTTGATCCGTACGTTGACAGTCTAGGAAGTAAAATCAGACTGTACGTGGTGAACGTCACCATGATAGTTGGCATAATTCCACTG TTTAAAGTGTTATTGGATTTTGTTACGGAAGACTGGGAGACATTAAAAAACGAAATCCACGTACTGGACAAAATTACCAAACAAGGGAACAGAATTGCAAACTTGTATAGAA CCACTTTATTGTCATTTTTAGTATTGTTTCTATATATTCCGTTAATTCCTCCAACATTGGATATCATTATTCCATTGAATGAAACTCGTCGACGACGACTACTGTTCaatgttaattatatatttatagaaGTTGATGATCATTTTTTCACCATTCATTTGCAATTGTCTTGGACCTCCTGCATTTGCATATTAATAATCGTCACCGTAGATTCCTTATACATGCTTATCATTCATCATGCTAGTGGATTATTTGACGTATGTgg TTATCAGGTTGAAATGGCGAccacaaataataatttatacccAAATGAAACTGCAATGGAGAACAACAGATACAAACAGTTTAGACGATGCGTAATTACACATCATAGAGCTCTCCA cTTTTTCATCACTTTACAGAAATGTAGCCAGATCTTGAATTTGGTGCAGGTCGGAATAAATATGGTGCTCATCAGCATCACTGCTGTTCAG ATTATTCTGTATATGGATCAACCTACAGAAGTTATGAGATTTGTCTTGTTCCTTGCTGCAcagaaatttcatttgttttttatcAGTCTATTTGGACAAATCTTACTGAACCATGCTTTATTGTTACCAGAAACAGTGTAA
- the LOC117602304 gene encoding uncharacterized protein LOC117602304, translated as MNDELEALEKLTKRASTVANVYRTCLLSSMVIFLSLTLLPSVLDVVLPQNETRPRQQLFNVNYLFFDSEDYYYSVYLQLSWSTLICVTIIATVDSLYIIVIHHASGMFVVCGKQFQKATEMADMIDGNEQFNRFRRCMVSHNKALQFYEILNETSTNSYLFQVGINMIGISVTAVQLILNLDRPEEATKAGVLLVSKQFHLFVISLPGQVLLDHCAELETNMYHYLIMFQEVKGRCSNVYDIPYCKMLRKYLLLFGQDPYQGDGIRTVLTIVMVTLLLGVIIPTSFQLHVSLLEKDMDAVIECMPHLIASMTTIVKILNGHLNKENFRKLYQLMIEEWELLKLNDELHVLDKVIEQGSKLANLYRSTLLGCLGVFLTVPLIAPGLDIIVPLNETRPRQQIFRVNYLIFDEREYFFIVYFQLAIGAFIIVSGIVTIDSLYMIIIHYNSGLFAVCGYQIQKATEKDYNLVTQRSTTNNHKHADFKRCVITHHKALQFYEILKENSTNSYLLQIGLNMIGISVTAVQTVLNMDTDSTEEAIRNAIFLGAEQFHLFVISLPGQVLIDHCSDLAVNIYNSNWYKTPVKIQRMVYLMQIRANKLCVLTAGGLYQMNMENFASAFRMCMSYITMLLSLRE; from the exons ATGAACGACGAACTGGAAGCGCTGGAGAAGCTTACCAAACGAGCAAGCACCGTTGCAAACGTATACAGAA CTTGTTTGCTCTCGTCTATGGTAATATTTCTGTCGCTCACGTTGCTTCCATCTGTCCTGGACGTCGTTCTACCTCAAAACGAAACACGACCACGACAACAATTGTTTAACGTCAACTATTTGTTCTTCGACAGCGAAGATTACTACTATTCCGTGTATTTACAGTTATCTTGGAGTACGCTCATTTGCGTTACCATTATAGCCACCGTTGATTCATTATATATCATCGTCATTCATCACGCCAGTGGAATGTTTGTAGTATGCGG CAAACAGTTCCAAAAAGCGACGGAAATGGCCGACATGATCGATGGAAATGAACAATTCAATCGGTTCAGGCGTTGCATGGTCTCGCATAACAAGGCCCTCCA GTTTTACGAGATACTAAATGAAACTAGCACGAACAGTTATTTGTTTCAAGTCGGAATAAATATGATTGGGATAAGTGTGACGGCTGTTCAA TTGATCCTGAACCTTGACAGACCGGAAGAGGCGACCAAGGCTGGCGTACTCCTTGTATCGAAACAGTTTCACTTATTCGTCATTAGTTTGCCTGGTCAAGTATTGCTGGATCATTGTGCGGAACTGGAAACAAATATGTACCATTATTTAATCA TGTTTCAGGAAGTTAAAGGACGATGCAGCAACGTGTACGACATTCCGTATTGCAAGATGCTTAGAAAATACTTGTTACTTTTTGGCCAGGACCCATACCAAGGTGACGGGATTCGTACCGTTCTCACGATTGTGATGGTAACCCTTCTACTTGGTGTTATTATTCCAACG tcgtttcaattacatgtGTCGTTGCTTGAAAAAGATATGGATGCTGTTATTGAGTGTATGCCGCACCTAATAGCGAGTATGACTACTATTGTTAAAATACTGAATGGCCATCTGAATAAAGAAAAC TTTCGAAAATTATACCAATTGATGATAGAAGAATGGGAATTGTTAAAATTGAACGATGAACTGCACGTGTTGGATAAAGTTATTGAACAGGGAAGTAAACTTGCCAATTTATACCGAA GTACATTGCTAGGGTGTCTAGGAGTATTCCTAACAGTTCCATTGATTGCTCCCGGTTTGGATATTATTGTACCCTTAAACGAAACTCGGCCACGGCAGCAAATATTTAGAGTAAATTATTTGATCTTCGACGAAagagaatatttttttatcgtaTATTTTCAGTTAGCCATTGGCGCGTTCATTATCGTCAGCGGTATAGTTACAATTGATTCTTtgtacatgattatcattcatTATAACAGTGGACTGTTCGCTGTATGCGG ATATCAGATTCAGAAAGCAACGGAAAAGGACTACAACTTAGTTACTCAGAGGAGTACTACGAATAATCACAAACACGCGGATTTCAAACGTTGTGTGATCACGCATCACAAGGCTCTCCA GTTTTACGAGATCTTGAAGGAAAACAGTACAAACAGTTATTTACTTCAGATTGGCTTGAATATGATAGGCATAAGTGTAACTGCTGTCCAG ACAGTTTTAAACATGGATACCGATTCGACAGAAGAAGCTATCAGAAATGCAATATTTCTTGGCGCGGAACAATTTCATTTGTTCGTTATCAGTCTACCTGGACAAGTGCTGATTGATCATTGTTCGGATCTTGCAGTGAATAT ATACAATTCCAACTGGTATAAGACGCCGGTGAAAATTCAGAGGATGGTTTATCTTATGCAAATAAGAGCCAATAAATTGTGCGTATTGACCGCTGGTGGATTGTATCAGATGAACATGGAGAATTTTGCATCG gcTTTCAGAATGTGTATGTCTTATATCACAATGCTGCTGTCACTGAGAGAATAA